The genomic DNA AGTGCTAAAACTTTCTAGACAAGGTTCACTGGGCTCTTTCATTGCCACCTACTAGTATTCAGAAGTCGGGACTTATTTATAGGAAGTTAAGTTGCTGCCAATAAAGGTTTATTACATAGACATAATTGAAACTTTACTAAATGACATCTTAAAGAGGCACATATCCCTGTAAGCGTTGTATACAGGAGTTATCTTAGGAGGAGCAGTGATTATAATTAGCGGGGTGTAGTTCTAGTCAGTGTTATTCTGAGTGCATTACATTCAAAACTGGAAGTGTTGTTATGCTAATTCCTGTAATTAACTGACACACTAATTGGCAGTCTGTCCGCTCTCCTTTTCTCTACCCCttttgtaaaatgtgtgtgtgtgtgtgtgtgtgtgtgtgtgtgtgtgtgtgtgtgtgtgtgtgtgtgtgtgtgtgtgtgtgtgtgtgtgtgtgtgtgtgtgtgtgtgtctgatttcTGTTCGTTGCCATGGTATTCAACGATCAAGTGCAGATTGGTGCTTTAATTCAACAGCATCTTCTTCTGTCTGTTCAGTTCATTTTGTTCATCAAGAGAACTGAAGAATAATATTACCATAGTGTGCTACAGTACTTATATGCTAAGGATGCATACAGAGAAAAACTAATCGGAAAGTATGacaatacatgcatacataatgCCGTAAGACAttatacaaaatacatacacaatttgtcagcttttgtttcCTCTTGCTTTTTCAAACATTTGTAGGTGTTTGGTGTCCAGCAGAACCAGGACTCCTCTAGTCTGTCAGATCTGAAaggagaaggaaaaggaaaggagacaggagagacgGGGAAAGAGGTAGAAAAACTGCACGTTAACAGCTtatttgtctttcactttcatttTGTTCCTTTTTGGTTCACATTTGGTTCCCCCTTGttgtccctctctttctctgcctgtctttctctACCTCTCCTCATATGTTCACCTATACACAAGTGTTCATTGCTACAATAATCAATAATGATGTTGACCACTCATTCTTGTAAAAAATGACAGTGTTTCATTATGCCTCTCAGACCAGGCTGAGCTTCATAGTGCGAGTCAAAGTCACTCTCATGGCTTGACAGCTCTACTCCCCTAGCCTGCTCATGGGAGTAGGCTAGTCCTCCCTGAGACTGACCTAGATCATACATGTGGAGAGACATGCTCGGCCCTCGAGGCAATTTCATAGGAGGGAGGAGACAATGTCTAtgagcattttcttttttagtctTTTATGCCATTTAGCTAGACGTCTCTAGTAAAATGAGAAGcaattgttttgtttcttttcttaaaaCCTTCTTGTACGATGACGGTGATGTTGGTGTGGCAGATTAAAGCTTACAAGCAGACATATTTTGATATCCAAGTAAAATTGCAAGAAGAGATAATTTGTCTTAATACCACACCCTTCATTCCTACAAACTAAATACTTTCCATCATCATGTAATCTCACTCATGATCTGCCCTGTATATTTTGTGCCACGAACAATTGACTGAACTGCTCTTTTTTTTACTCCTGTTTCCTACTCTCTTGTTACCCCACCCCCCTCTTGTGTCCCCTCAGGCTCTTCCTAGCGACTCGAGTTGGGTCTCTGAGTGGGCCAGTCTAGCTGCCAATCACACCAGGACAGACCCAGAGGGCTCAGGAGCAGAAACAGCTGCCTTCCTCCACAAAGAGAGAGGTACACAGTCACTGCACAGAATGCATAAGCTTAAATGAAATGTTGAGCTGAAGTAGAGAGTTTttaaatacaatacattttccCTTAAAAGCATGTACAGTACAAAGCAGCACTAAGAATCACTTGAATGTGCTTTTAATTTATGTGGAGGAAAGAAATCTTGAATCTCAGTTAAatttgtcttttgtattttaggAACTGATGCCTTTGAGTCCGGTGCCTCCCTCAGCAGAGGAGAATCCTCCTCCAGTCTGACTGACCGTAAGCGCAGGACCCTCCCCCAGCTCCCTGTGGATGATCCCCGGGCTAAATCCAGCACCAAAGCTCTTGGACTGAGGTCCGAGATTGGGGAGAAACAGGACACTGAACCCCAGGAGAAAGAGAACAAGGGAGACGGGGAGTCCCCGACTCCCATGAGGGACAGTGAGATGACCAGTAAACGTAAACAAAGCTCCACCTCTTCTCCATCCAAGGCTCCTGTCCGGTCCTCTGGCAGCACTGAGCGGAGGAAGAAGtctgaggagaggaaaggaggaggaggaacaggAGAAGTAGGAGAGAAGTCTGGGAAGCCTCTAGTGCGCCAGGGCAGCTTCACAATTGAGAAGCCCAGCACTAATGTCCCTGCAGAGCTCATCCCACGCATCAATAGAGGCGGCAGTGGGCGCGAGCGCAGTGACTCTGTGGGCAGCATGGATACTGCTACGCTCCTGAAGGACACTGAAGCTGTCATGGCATTCCTGGAGGCCAAACTAAGAGATGAAAACAAACTAGACCAGAAAAGTGGTAAAACTGGTGTCCCTCCTCGGACTGACTCCATCTCTCCTGAGTCAGATGTTGACACGGCCAGCACAGCTAGTCATGTGgctggagaggcagagagaaaaacaataGCTGGCGGCGAACATAAACCACGTTCCTTCAGCAGCATGCACCGGGAGAAGAGCAACATGAGCACAGTTTCCAGGACCAGTGTCTCTAACGCAAGTGCCCGTGACCGCTTGGAGAGGAAGACTAAAACAAGAACTGTGGAGGCAAGCCGGACTGATGCGCGGCGCTCTGTTCAGCcatcctctgcctcctccagaGCACGCCAGCCTTCTCTAGATCTCACTGATGATGACCAGACATCTTCCTTCCCCATCTCTGACATCCTCTCCTCAGATCAGGAGACCTACTCTGGACCTTTGGGGCGCTCAGCACACGGACGTGGCTCAGATGATGTTCTTCATTCCAAACTTGATAGCCGGTCTGCTAAAACCTCTAAAACGAGGAGCAGTGTCCAGGCAGCCACAACCTCCTCTCTGAGCAAGCAGGCCTCATTGCCTCAGCCACGGCCCACAAGAGCCTCCCTTCTTCGCCGCGCCCGGCTGGGGGATACCTCTGACACGGATCTAGCTGATGCAGACAGGGTGTCTGTGGCTTCTGAGGTGTCCACCACCAGCTCCACCTCGAGGCCGCCATCTGGTCGAAAGGGACCGTCACGACTTGACATGCTGGCTCAGCCGCGTAGGACCCGTCTGGGCTCCATCTCAGCTCGCAGTGACTCCGAGTGTACAGTGACGCGGAGCTCCACCTCTTCACCCCGTCTGTCAGCTGAGACTGCTCTGCGTCTGGGCCTGCGCTCATCAACACCAACAGAGAGCAGACTGACACCCAGGATGAGGGCCAACAGCGTATCCAAACTGAATGAGGTCAAGAGTAAAACCACTACATCTGGATACTGCTCGCCCACAGGTGAGCACATCAACTGGATGCCTCATTTCTGGTTTATTCTGGTTTTCTcatgaatacttttttttttaattgtccaTCAAGGTTTCTTATTATataatttctgtttttcaaAAAAGAATGCGGTGTATAGATCAAGTTCACAATGTCTTTACACCATAGCATACCTCATTATGTGTCAGTGTGTAAACATTTGTCTGTAAACATTTTCACTGTGTTGTGACAAACTTTTGCGTTGGTTGTTATCATCCAGAGAGCTCTCAGCTCGAACCTGAGGGCGGTGATGGAGAGGAAGAGCTGATGGGTACTGTACCAGAACTGTAGagccttggtgtgtgtgtgtgtgtgtgtgtgtgtgtgtgtgtgtgtgtgtgtgtgtgtgtgtgtgtgtgtgtgtgtgtgtgtgtgtgtgtgtgtgtgtgtgtgtgtgtgtgtgtgtgtgtgtgtgtgtcagacctgGGTCACAGCAATAGAAGCCACTCAATTCTGTCAATTCATGTAAAGTCCTTTGTTATGCAACATACACACTATATTATACACAATATTTTACATATAGATTCAGATTTTACAATAAAATTTTAAATTTGTTGAAAATACTTTTCTAGATGTAAATTGAAAAGTGTAGTTTGTAGTGTTAGTACATCACATAAAGACATTTCAGTGAGTAAAGTTGAAGTACGGTGACCCAGCTCTAGCATAtgttgcctttgtgtgtgtgtgtgtgtgtgtgtttccccgACATTCATCAAATGATGCTGTGATGAAGACCCCAATGCTCTACTCACAGTCTGTTAAACATTGGAGTTTAAACTTCAAAACCCATGAGCAAATGGTTTTGGAATAGTGCTCCACCTTGTGGAGATTTGTATTCATGACACTTCCACTTTATCCCATTTTACCCTTGAGAGACTGATAGAGCATGGTGTTGTCTCATCATGGTGCAGCAACGTTAATGCAGCCTGTGTGTGACCATTCTGAAGCAGCTTTACATATCCCTGGCTCTATCAAGGTGTTATGTAACTTTGTTGGATGCTTTTGGCGGCTGCCTGGGGTGGGAAGCTTTTAGATAATTCAagtagtttctttttttgctgctgTCTCTGTTGTTTTAAATGCGTTTTTATCAATGTAAAAACATTCCTGTATAACAACTTAACTTGTCAACTTAACAAACTaagatacaacaaaaaaattTTTATTATCTATTATTCACAGGCCCtcatttttaattttagttCCAGAAGGATGAACATTGCATAGAATGTTATTGGAACCGAAACTTCACTTTGTAAAATAAAGTATATCTACATTTGTTTATGTCCATAATCACAAAGACCCCTACTCCTCCATGATCTACTACTTGCATTATATTTGAATTATGTCCGCAGGATCAGCTGTTGGCTGCGTCAGTAACAAAGCCTCTCATGTTCACAAGCTCATTTATTAACCTCATGAGTAACAAATGTCTAATGTCAAATGTCTATGACTAAATGTATTGCCCTTTCCATTACCTTCACAGTGTCCAGTAGCAGCAGGTGGAGACGTCTGCCGCCCGAGTACGGCTCCACCTCAGAGGAAGAGTTTGGCTCCAACAGGAATTCTCCGAAGCACGGAGGACGCTCCCACATGCGGCCTCATCACCTCGCCCCACACCGCAGCTCGAGACTTAGCACCACCGCGAGCCCAGGCTCCGGTGTGGTAACGGGTCCGGGTGGAGGGGCAATCAAACACCGCATGAAAGAGCAAGAGGAGTACATCAAGGACTGGACAGCACACAGCGAGGAGATAGCAAGGTATTGATCTGTGCCTCTCTGTATAAGACTGATCTATTAACTGATACAATAATTTAATCTTTCATGAATCTATGTAATGTTTTATTAAGATTATGGTAATGCAATGTTTATTAAGAGCCTTTAATGGCTTAACTTTTATCTTGATGTGTATGTGATTAAAGGTTCTTGTGTATGCAAGTGGCATGTGTTCATAAAAATGTCTAAAGAACTCCTCCATGTGTCTGATGGTTAACAGGTTATTCCCCTGTGTGCGCAGGATCAGCCAGGACCTGGCTAAGGACTTGGCTATCTTGGCCCGTGAGATCCACGATGTGGCTGGCGAGATCGACTCGGTCAGCTCATCTGGCACGGCACCCAGCACCACCGTCAGCACCGCCGCCACCACCCCGGGATCGGCCATCGACACCCGGGAAGAGGTAGGCCCTGCACGTCCCACGCAGCCGGACATACAGGAGAGCATGAGAAAGGTGCccgtttttcttcttctatcaTTGCCTCACTGTGTGTGCTTCCATTGTGTCTTTGCCATCCCTCCTTTGTTGTTTCTTGGATAAAAAAAGGCCTCTCTGTTGCTTTGTAGCTTCATCTGCTGTGAGAGGTATTCATTTATATTCTGCTCCACTTCCATCCCTTTATTATTTTTGCCATGATAGGATTTACCTATTAATATAATATAGGActaaatctgacttttttggCACTTAAAGCTTTAAAGCTGCTTAGCTCTCCCTGACAGAGTTCCTAATTCCTTCATTTCTAACAAATCTCAATTTAACTCTATCAAACAAAGATGAAATAACACTGTGAGAAATGTCTGCAAGTTTTTGAATTTTATTTCACTCTCACTTCTACATTTCTCCTTGTCTTTGCCCAGTTGGTGGATCGGGTGTTTGATGAGAGCCTCAACTTCAAGAAGATTCCGCCTGTGATTACAACCAATAAGGCGCCAGAGATCAACGGCAAGCCGGTGGAGCTCCGCCCCCGTGCCCCTGACAGTCTGGAGCCCCGAGCTCTGAGGAGACGAACCTGGAACCGAGAGGAGGTGAGAAGCAACGCAGAGAGCATGACATCAAAAATATACTAACCCGGAGGCTTTCACAAGAACACTTTTCAGCAATCACCTTCAGGTTGTCACATGTCAAActtattttcttttcctctgtgtATTCAGGCAGTGTTGGACAGCCTGCTGCTCAATTCCGTTTCTCAGCTGTCCACCAAGATAAGACACTCCATCGACAAAACAGCAGGAAAAATCAGGTAATTATACTTTGTGATATTATAACCATCTGTAAGTTTGTAAGTGTATCTATCCATCAGTGTGTcattgtgtttctttgtttacaCTGCGAATCAACATGTGTCCTGTTGTTATTTTTTGTCAAGGATATTGTTTAAAGATAAGGACAGGAACTGGGAGGAAATTGAGAGTAAACTGCGATCGGAGAGTGACGTTCCACTCCTGAAAACCTCCAACAAGGTACAGAAACCGATCTATCTGAGTAATATTTGATAACAAGAAAAGTGTAGTATTATTGGGAGCTaatagttttgttttattttcttcctctctgcagGAAATCTCCTCAATTCTGCTTGAACTGAAGAGAGTTGACAAGCAGCTTCAAGGTAAAGACACATACCCCCAGTATATATTAATAGTAGTACTAATAACAAATTTGACGTTACCTGGACTAAAACACACTTGAACCAGCTGTTGTATACAATTATGGGTATTTCTATAAtctcattttatttgtttatttgcattCTATGATAGAGGAGGACATGAATATTGACAAAAACTAAAGCTTTGAACACTTGGCTTCAAATCTGAAGTATTTCtctataatataaaatattcaggactaaataagcaacaattaaagtaaagaaaacattgagttTGAGTAACACTCATACACTAGTAAGAAACCAACTAAGGAAATAGGTTTTCAGAGCCTTTATTACAAACCAAGCTCTAAAGTTTATTTTAgctgtgaatatatatattgacTTTAAAACAAATTTCTCCACACATTGATTATCTCCCTGTTTCTGTCCCAGTGATCAATGTGATGGTAGACCCAGATGGGACTCTGGACGCCCTGGCCAGCCTCGGCCTGACCAGCCCTACCACCCCTACCAAGCCCCAAACCGCCAAAACAACTTCCCCGTCTGCCACCAGCCCTGGGTCTGCGCCCCCAGCCAAAGAATCACTGCCGGAGATCCTTCCTGGGCCTGGAGGCTCAGCAGCCGTGGCCAGGGTTCATGCTCCCCGCGCCAGCCCAGAGGAGACTGCTCGGGACCCCAGCGTGAGTCTCGGGTTAACAGGAGTCGGAGGACTGCCCTTCAACCGCATGCGGCCGAGCGGAGAGGAGGCCATCGCACAGAAGTGAACACAAAGTTTCCCTGAAATCAATGTTATGTGAATAAACATGAGTCTCGATTGCAGTGCAGGTAGCTGGTGATCAGTTTTCACAAATAAGAAGCAGGTGTGGAAACATTTAAACCGTTGCCATTGTGCTGACTACACCAGTAGATTATGGATATAATATAAACACAATTTAGCTAGTGTTACCAGACCTGGAGGAAATGAAGTGCTTCAACTGACATAAACCCCCTGCTTATGCGTCATGAATATTCCCTTGAACAGAAATTCACCCATGAATGATTTGGATAGAGTCATTTTATCAGCTTTTCAACTTTAAACTGTTCATGCTTACTGGCCAACTTGACTTCCTGACGGACTGAAGGCTGCCTGGCTGCTCTCTCAGTGGACAGATTCTCTGTGGTTGCACAGTCTCCACTCTCCTCCAGTCTTCTCCTCTTGCCTTCTCCATGTGTCTGGACCCTACCTACACTAAGGACATGCCTTAAAACACATCCTCAAAAGTAGCAGCCCCTGTCCCCTCAAATAATATACAGAACAACTAAGACTTGAATACAGTACTTTCAGACAAACAGAATGCATTGTAAAATAACACTTGCAAAATATGTTCTATGGACACTATAACTTAAATACAGCACACTGCAGTTATTTATCAGCTCTTGTTCAGCAGCCTTAAGTAACCACCCTGACAAACCACACAGTCATACAGACATTATTTATGCCTGAAACTGTTCACAAATCAAGCAGAATTGCAGATGTTTTAGATATGTCATGACTCTAACCGTCCATTGATGCCTCTCTGAAACTGACTATGTTAAAAAAGGAATTGTAGTGCCCATCTCTGTGCTCACTTATTTCTACTTTACCCATTATGTTTCACTTTTTTCCTCCCTCCATTTCTCTCCCCAGTAGTTGGAAAAAGTGTCACTCCAGTAGCATGTACAAGACAGAGCTTAGAGCTTTCTTCCTGCAAGTTGGTGTCTGTGTTGATCTTACTAATTACTGAATGGTAGTTTTACACGAAAATAACAGCCTTTGGGAAACCAATGATCATTTTCAGATAAATTAATCACTTACCAAAGTTAACAAGTTTATTAACATTGTCGTTTTCAAACAGTTGAGCCATCTTGAAATTCATGTTGTGCAAAAGCCTGAGACTCTGTATTTATCTTAAGTCTCTCCTTCCTCTGCAGTTCACCCTTTTTCTCTGAATGTCAAGACAATTTTTAGttaatttattataataaaacCCTTTTTGCTACAGTACATCCACCTAAGTGTTTTATGATTTCCAATTGgcctttttctactttttgcaGTCACAGGTGATGTGATATGtctttaaactagcaaagatgAGCAAAGAAATTAACAGTTTAAActaaatattttataatatttagataCTGGTATTGTAGATATTGTAGACCTTTACTTTTTAATGCTTTGAATCCCCTTACAGTgaatttcaatttctttttctaTCATTGCTGGAATTGGTTTTAGTTAACGTCTTGTTAAAAAGAACACGGGCAACTAACAAGGAGGCCTTTTGTGGTTGAAAATGTGTCTTTGAGGAACGTCAGTGAGTAGAAATGAACATGTTTGAAAGTTAGCTTCCCATCTATTTCATGAATTTTTGCTCGTAATGTGGCTTCGTATCAGTGTGTAtacagtggtggtggtggggaggAGTTCCAGCATACTGATACTGTTGAATTGCAGAGACAGTATAGTTAACCTTTCTTATTGACTTTGCTGCTTTTCTAGTTACTTAATGGGGACTAACCATTTTCTGAATCTCTCTCTTTAGCGTATAGTCTGTGTTCTAGAGTAATATGACTTAAACTTAAAGACAGTGTATTAGTACTTAGATACTCTTGCAATAGTGAATTTAGGTACCAGAATACAGTACATGTTCATTTCCTTCTCTCTATACTGTACAATGTTTTTTAATGCCTCAAAGTGCCCATTTTGACTATAGAAGGGCAttgattaaaagaaaagaaaaatacatagtTGTCTAAAAGATTTCTCTTATTTTGCACATCAGATTGTAGTGTTTTTCATACAGACGTAGTAAAGAAGCAGCGAAAGGCTGCATCAAATGTCAAATGGTTTAACAGAGAATGATATTAGACGTGACTGCCTTGCCTCTCTGGAACTATTCTTTCTCTACAAACGAAGCCTATAAtctctaaaaatgttttttttcctcccccgTTTTAtcaaaagaaattaaattaGGGGACTGTGAATGCTAggtacatgtttattttttaattctaCATGTGTCATCTAATCAGTgttctttgtcatttttgtaaagaaaaaacaccattttatttattttttgtttaatattttgtGGATGTTTCATGCATTTTATATTTGTTCCACTATCTGCATTGTTTGTTACTGTTAATAAAACAGAGCCATTCACTTGTTTATCTATTTTCATTTTACTGGGAATGAAACTGGACTGACTTCAGATTATAATTTCTATGGGATTCtgcttttgaaaattaaactttgtttttgtaCACAGGCAGACAAGTGCCTTATATGTTTAATCAAAGAAAATGCAAAGGGTTAATTCAGATTGAATTAACATAATTCTTACTGAATAAAAGTAGACCTGTCTAATCTCTGGATACAGAGACTATAAATGTGGTATTACATATACAATATAAGCACCAATGAGCATATTCAAACTACAGTGTCAGCTAAATGCTGTGCTTAGCGCTTAATGGATGACTGATGAAAAGCTGTTATGTGAGACCTACGGCAGCAGTTTCGGCAAGTCTCTTACTGC from Sander lucioperca isolate FBNREF2018 chromosome 15, SLUC_FBN_1.2, whole genome shotgun sequence includes the following:
- the cep170aa gene encoding centrosomal protein of 170 kDa isoform X3, which gives rise to MSVTSWFLVSSGGTRHRLPREMIFVGRDDCELMLQSRSVDKQHAVINYEAGTDEHKVKDLGSLNGTFVNDVRIQEQMYITLKLEDKLRFGYDTNLFTVVRGELTVPEEALKHEKFTSGLQLSKKPSNSETTTTKTTSKSPSKTPTKTLKSPSGSTARPAESRATDGVTSSEEPPAKPVDTHKAEERIGGDVTALPRGTPLYGQPSWWGDGDADDENSFKQETKSSSKKHDSSISDSKEARRGEKAKEDGLHAATAHDSSYFEMPTKEGHISNNGIHEIPTKDTEGTTTHTNAAQGHASFTIEFDNTSPGKVTIKDHVSKFTPDHHRSRSKKSGAGSGGAGGRDLSTLQAAMMASESKVADWLAQNDPTLVRSESTEDDSKSIKSDVPVHLKRLKGEGSKHDDGTQSDSENGLGLRFANRRHALEERLKAAHGHVGAGGGNITVSGSKTSGSRTAFMIEFYDEENHRKRRSYSFSQTAPLQGIGAGGEGLFPQPPSHPKVFSISTSATTASDSGKVPAPIPATVTAGAPTAARVLLKQRSEDPSIGRSSASTGLATGSPTSPSEDASVVGRGGGTAGGEAEDDHSDKGTYTIELENRNAEEEEARRMIDKVFGVQQNQDSSSLSDLKGEGKGKETGETGKEALPSDSSWVSEWASLAANHTRTDPEGSGAETAAFLHKERGTDAFESGASLSRGESSSSLTDRKRRTLPQLPVDDPRAKSSTKALGLRSEIGEKQDTEPQEKENKGDGESPTPMRDSEMTSKRKQSSTSSPSKAPVRSSGSTERRKKSEERKGGGGTGEVGEKSGKPLVRQGSFTIEKPSTNVPAELIPRINRGGSGRERSDSVGSMDTATLLKDTEAVMAFLEAKLRDENKLDQKSGKTGVPPRTDSISPESDVDTASTASHVAGEAERKTIAGGEHKPRSFSSMHREKSNMSTVSRTSVSNASARDRLERKTKTRTVEASRTDARRSVQPSSASSRARQPSLDLTDDDQTSSFPISDILSSDQETYSGPLGRSAHGRGSDDVLHSKLDSRSAKTSKTRSSVQAATTSSLSKQASLPQPRPTRASLLRRARLGDTSDTDLADADRVSVASEVSTTSSTSRPPSGRKGPSRLDMLAQPRRTRLGSISARSDSECTVTRSSTSSPRLSAETALRLGLRSSTPTESRLTPRMRANSVSKLNEVKSKTTTSGYCSPTESSQLEPEGGDGEEELMVSSSSRWRRLPPEYGSTSEEEFGSNRNSPKHGGRSHMRPHHLAPHRSSRLSTTASPGSGVVTGPGGGAIKHRMKEQEEYIKDWTAHSEEIARISQDLAKDLAILAREIHDVAGEIDSVSSSGTAPSTTVSTAATTPGSAIDTREEVGPARPTQPDIQESMRKLVDRVFDESLNFKKIPPVITTNKAPEINGKPVELRPRAPDSLEPRALRRRTWNREEAVLDSLLLNSVSQLSTKIRHSIDKTAGKIRILFKDKDRNWEEIESKLRSESDVPLLKTSNKEISSILLELKRVDKQLQVINVMVDPDGTLDALASLGLTSPTTPTKPQTAKTTSPSATSPGSAPPAKESLPEILPGPGGSAAVARVHAPRASPEETARDPSVSLGLTGVGGLPFNRMRPSGEEAIAQK
- the cep170aa gene encoding centrosomal protein of 170 kDa isoform X8, which produces MTFVNDVRIQEQMYITLKLEDKLRFGYDTNLFTVVRGELTVPEEALKHEKFTSGLQLSKKPSNSETTTTKTTSKSPSKTPTKTLKSPSGSTARPAESRATDGVTSSEEPPAKPVDTHKAEERIGGDVTALPRGTPLYGQPSWWGDGDADDENSFKQETKSSSKKHDSSISDSKEARRGEKAKEDGLHAATAHDSSYFEMPTKEGHISNNGIHEIPTKDTEGTTTHTNAAQGHASFTIEFDNTSPGKVTIKDHVSKFTPDHHRSRSKKSGAGSGGAGGRDLSTLQAAMMASESKVADWLAQNDPTLVRSESTEDDSKSIKSDVPVHLKRLKGEGSKHDDGTQSDSENGLGLRFANRRHALEERLKAAHGHVGAGGGNITVSGSKTSGSRTAFMIEFYDEENHRKRRSYSFSQTAPLQGIGAGGEGLFPQPPSHPKVFSISTSATTASDSGKVPAPIPATVTAGAPTAARVLLKQRSEDPSIGRSSASTGLATGSPTSPSEDASVVGRGGGTAGGEAEDDHSDKGTYTIELENRNAEEEEARRMIDKVFGVQQNQDSSSLSDLKGEGKGKETGETGKEALPSDSSWVSEWASLAANHTRTDPEGSGAETAAFLHKERGTDAFESGASLSRGESSSSLTDRKRRTLPQLPVDDPRAKSSTKALGLRSEIGEKQDTEPQEKENKGDGESPTPMRDSEMTSKRKQSSTSSPSKAPVRSSGSTERRKKSEERKGGGGTGEVGEKSGKPLVRQGSFTIEKPSTNVPAELIPRINRGGSGRERSDSVGSMDTATLLKDTEAVMAFLEAKLRDENKLDQKSGKTGVPPRTDSISPESDVDTASTASHVAGEAERKTIAGGEHKPRSFSSMHREKSNMSTVSRTSVSNASARDRLERKTKTRTVEASRTDARRSVQPSSASSRARQPSLDLTDDDQTSSFPISDILSSDQETYSGPLGRSAHGRGSDDVLHSKLDSRSAKTSKTRSSVQAATTSSLSKQASLPQPRPTRASLLRRARLGDTSDTDLADADRVSVASEVSTTSSTSRPPSGRKGPSRLDMLAQPRRTRLGSISARSDSECTVTRSSTSSPRLSAETALRLGLRSSTPTESRLTPRMRANSVSKLNEVKSKTTTSGYCSPTESSQLEPEGGDGEEELMVSSSSRWRRLPPEYGSTSEEEFGSNRNSPKHGGRSHMRPHHLAPHRSSRLSTTASPGSGVVTGPGGGAIKHRMKEQEEYIKDWTAHSEEIARLFPCVRRISQDLAKDLAILAREIHDVAGEIDSVSSSGTAPSTTVSTAATTPGSAIDTREEVGPARPTQPDIQESMRKLVDRVFDESLNFKKIPPVITTNKAPEINGKPVELRPRAPDSLEPRALRRRTWNREEAVLDSLLLNSVSQLSTKIRHSIDKTAGKIRILFKDKDRNWEEIESKLRSESDVPLLKTSNKEISSILLELKRVDKQLQVINVMVDPDGTLDALASLGLTSPTTPTKPQTAKTTSPSATSPGSAPPAKESLPEILPGPGGSAAVARVHAPRASPEETARDPSVSLGLTGVGGLPFNRMRPSGEEAIAQK
- the cep170aa gene encoding centrosomal protein of 170 kDa isoform X9 → MGLATSVMEVDSKEARRGEKAKEDGLHAATAHDSSYFEMPTKEGHISNNGIHEIPTKDTEGTTTHTNAAQGHASFTIEFDNTSPGKVTIKDHVSKFTPDHHRSRSKKSGAGSGGAGGRDLSTLQAAMMASESKVADWLAQNDPTLVRSESTEDDSKSIKSDVPVHLKRLKGEGSKHDDGTQSDSENGLGLRFANRRHALEERLKAAHGHVGAGGGNITVSGSKTSGSRTAFMIEFYDEENHRKRRSYSFSQTAPLQGIGAGGEGLFPQPPSHPKVFSISTSATTASDSGKVPAPIPATVTAGAPTAARVLLKQRSEDPSIGRSSASTGLATGSPTSPSEDASVVGRGGGTAGGEAEDDHSDKGTYTIELENRNAEEEEARRMIDKVFGVQQNQDSSSLSDLKGEGKGKETGETGKEALPSDSSWVSEWASLAANHTRTDPEGSGAETAAFLHKERGTDAFESGASLSRGESSSSLTDRKRRTLPQLPVDDPRAKSSTKALGLRSEIGEKQDTEPQEKENKGDGESPTPMRDSEMTSKRKQSSTSSPSKAPVRSSGSTERRKKSEERKGGGGTGEVGEKSGKPLVRQGSFTIEKPSTNVPAELIPRINRGGSGRERSDSVGSMDTATLLKDTEAVMAFLEAKLRDENKLDQKSGKTGVPPRTDSISPESDVDTASTASHVAGEAERKTIAGGEHKPRSFSSMHREKSNMSTVSRTSVSNASARDRLERKTKTRTVEASRTDARRSVQPSSASSRARQPSLDLTDDDQTSSFPISDILSSDQETYSGPLGRSAHGRGSDDVLHSKLDSRSAKTSKTRSSVQAATTSSLSKQASLPQPRPTRASLLRRARLGDTSDTDLADADRVSVASEVSTTSSTSRPPSGRKGPSRLDMLAQPRRTRLGSISARSDSECTVTRSSTSSPRLSAETALRLGLRSSTPTESRLTPRMRANSVSKLNEVKSKTTTSGYCSPTESSQLEPEGGDGEEELMVSSSSRWRRLPPEYGSTSEEEFGSNRNSPKHGGRSHMRPHHLAPHRSSRLSTTASPGSGVVTGPGGGAIKHRMKEQEEYIKDWTAHSEEIARLFPCVRRISQDLAKDLAILAREIHDVAGEIDSVSSSGTAPSTTVSTAATTPGSAIDTREEVGPARPTQPDIQESMRKLVDRVFDESLNFKKIPPVITTNKAPEINGKPVELRPRAPDSLEPRALRRRTWNREEAVLDSLLLNSVSQLSTKIRHSIDKTAGKIRILFKDKDRNWEEIESKLRSESDVPLLKTSNKEISSILLELKRVDKQLQVINVMVDPDGTLDALASLGLTSPTTPTKPQTAKTTSPSATSPGSAPPAKESLPEILPGPGGSAAVARVHAPRASPEETARDPSVSLGLTGVGGLPFNRMRPSGEEAIAQK